From Pirellulales bacterium:
TCACCCGACTTAGAACCTCCAAACGACGCCGCTCCTTGCCGCTCATCCGAATTGTCTCCATGAACACCTCCTTTGAAGAGGTGATTGTGGGGACATTTCTACCTGCGCCTTAAGGGGACATTTCTATCTGCGCATTACACCCCCGCCGGGAAAATTCCTGGAACGCATACCCCGCTGTCCCGCTTATTTGTTTCATCGCACCCGCAAGGTTATTCTCGACCGTGCCTTCTTTTTTCGTTGACAGCACCACGCAAGCCTCATAGACTGGTGGCGTTGCATGTTCCGCCAACCCTACAATCGCCCCATTTTATCTGGTCGGTTTTTTTTAGAAAGAGCACAGCGAGACCGCCATGCATTCTTCAGCCGAGATCGCAACCTGCCGAGGCCCCGCTTCGGATACCGGCGACCGCGATGCGCGAGGGGCGGCATCGCTTGATCGACCCGGGGGCGACCGGCCCCCGTCGCCAGAGGGGCTGCGCGTCGACTGCTTCGCAACACCGGCGTTCGCCCAATGGTTGAGCGCGGCCGGCGGTTCGGTGGCGGCGACGACCTACCAGGCCGGTAAAGTCGTTCTGGCGGGCTGGAACGGCTTCCAAGTGACACTGCTCATGCGGCACTTCGACAAGCCCATGGGGCTGGCCGTCAACGGCGCCGGCTTGGCCTTGGCTTGCCGGCATGAGGTCTGGCATTTCGCCAACGCGCCGCTCTTGGCGCACGATTATGTCGAACATCAACCGGGCCGCTACGACGCCCTCTACCTGCCGCGGACGGCATGGTTCACGGGAGATCTCAACCTGCACGACATCGCCTTCGGACACGATGGGCTGTGGCTGGTGAATACCCGCTTTTCGTGCCTCTCGACCCTCAGCCCGCAGTTCAATTTCCTGCCCGCTTGGCAGCCATCGTTCATCTCGCAACTCGCTCCCGAGGACCGCTGCCACCTCAACGGCCTGGGAATGGACGCCGGCCGGCCGAAGTATGTGACCGCCTTGGGCGCCACCGATGAGGCCGGCGGCTGGCGAGCGAACAAGGCGGCGGGTGGAGTCCTGATCGACGTCGAATCGGGCGAGATCGCGGTGGCCAGCTTGTCGATGCCCCATTCCCCGCGCCTCCACGACGGAAAATGGTGGCTCTTGAACTCGGGGGCCGGCGAATTGTGGACCGTCGATCCCCAGCGTGGCGACCACGCCGTGGTCTGCGCCCTGCCTGGCTACTTGCGCGGCCTTTGCTTCGTCGGACCCTACGCCTTGGTGGGAATGAGCCAGGTGCGCGAACGGCACATTTTCGGCAACTTGCCCGTGCAGCAGCGGCACGACAAGCTGCTCTGCGGGATTGCCGTCATCGACCTGCGGACCGGCGTTCTCGCCGGAATGTTGGAGTTCACC
This genomic window contains:
- a CDS encoding TIGR03032 family protein, producing the protein MHSSAEIATCRGPASDTGDRDARGAASLDRPGGDRPPSPEGLRVDCFATPAFAQWLSAAGGSVAATTYQAGKVVLAGWNGFQVTLLMRHFDKPMGLAVNGAGLALACRHEVWHFANAPLLAHDYVEHQPGRYDALYLPRTAWFTGDLNLHDIAFGHDGLWLVNTRFSCLSTLSPQFNFLPAWQPSFISQLAPEDRCHLNGLGMDAGRPKYVTALGATDEAGGWRANKAAGGVLIDVESGEIAVASLSMPHSPRLHDGKWWLLNSGAGELWTVDPQRGDHAVVCALPGYLRGLCFVGPYALVGMSQVRERHIFGNLPVQQRHDKLLCGIAVIDLRTGVLAGMLEFTSGCRELYDVQFLPGVRQPMILNVQNDAVRQAVTAPEFSYWLRPSSEVH